The sequence below is a genomic window from Deltaproteobacteria bacterium.
GGAAAGTAGAAGATACTTTCCGCGAAAGGGCACTCCCTCTCGGCGGTTTCCTGCCCTGTTACAGTGACCGTGGAGAGGATCAGCGGCCTCATTTTTTCCACCCTTTTCGCGAGCCCTTCCATGACCGGGATCACCGCCCTGACCTCACCGACGGATACGGCGTGAAACCAGATGGGTGACCCGGAGTTTCCGGGGGAACCTCCGAGCCTCTGAAGGAGTCCTTCCTTTCGGCGGGAAACGCCCAGCAGCTGATAGATGACCCACGGGGAGGCGATCACAACGGCGATGGCCAGGAGAACGTTGTAAAGGGCGATCCTCCACCACATGTCCCTCACCTGGTGACCTCGTTCTTCGGGGAATCATCGGCTTCATCACCGTAGGTATATCCGGCCAGTTCAGCGGAAATGCTGCCGACCGCGATCTTGCTCTTCATCAGGACCGGGATGTGGCGGCTGTCGTCAGTGATCCAGATGAAAAGATCTCCCTTGCGGCGAAAGATCCCCTCATATTTCAGGATGGGATGGATTTTGAGCGTTTGGAAACGACCAGCCGCCACCTTGATCTCCTCTTTGCCCAGCACCTCTACGATAAGTTCATAGTTCTTTCGGCTCTCGAATACACGAAACCCCACTCTGTCGCCCACCCTGAGGGTTTCGTTCCTCATTACGTAAAGAGAGGAGAGGGTATCCTGCGTGCTCGGGAGGATCTTGTAAATCCGGCTCTTTGTCCTGCCATCCTTTTTTTCAATGCGGGTCACAATGTGTCTTTTCTGGTCGAATATCAGGACCCGGTCCGACCTTTTTCCACCCTCGCGCATGCGGGCAATGTACTTTTGGGGAAGACCGGAGACAGGATCGAAGTGGCTCTCGTAGCGATTGCGGACAGGGTAGATTATGTCGATGAGGGACCTTGACTTAGCCGTGGAAACAATCCTGAAAAGGGATTTTCCTCCGGAAGGCGGCATCTTTTCCACCGACATGGTTGAATCTCCCGCGGCTATGCCGTTCCACTTGAGGACAAAATCAAGTTTCTCCCCAGGAGCAAAGGCGCTCTGCGAATGAGCGTAAGGGACCGGAGAGGTCAGGGCCAGAACAGCGGCTAGAAGCCAGAAGGGACGGGGTGGAAAAGGCATCAGGATCGTGCCTCGAGGATAAACCGGGCTGCTTCCAGCAGATCGGCCGTTTTGGGCACCGATGCTGATATCACCCCTTTGTCCTCCTTTCCCGTAAGGACCATGACGGTGCGAAGACCGCCGTTCCTGCCCATTTGAACGTCCCCTTCCGCATCACCCACGATCCAGCATTTTCCCGGGTCCAGGTCAAAATCATCTACGGCCCTATCCAGCATCCCGGTTGCAGGTTTTCTGCAGGAACAACGGTCGTCGGGGAGATGCGGACAGTGATAAATTCCGTCCAGTTTCACCCCTGCCGCCCTGAGTTCCAGGACCATGCGAAGGTTGACGGCCAGTGCATCCTCCTCCTGGAAGTAGCCCCTGGCGATCCCCGACTGATTGGTTACAACAAGGAGAATATAGTCCGCTCTTTGAAGCAGGCGCATCCCTTCCACCGCACCGTCGAGAAACCTGATACTCCCCGGGTCGCGGAGGTAGCCCATTTCGTCCAGAATGGTCCCATCCCTGTCCAGAAGAACGGCCGGCCGGCCGGAGGAGTTCTCGGCGCTTCGATGCCGCTTCACCTTGATACCTCCTGAGGGGGTCTGGTCCTCCACCTGTTGTGGAGCCAGGTCCACTGTTCCGGATGCTGCTTGATCACACCCTCTGTCCATTGGGAATAACGGAGGGTCCTTTGAAACACATCCTCTTTCATGTCCTCGATCTCGGCCGATTCGAGGGGCGCTTCAATGACAATTCTGAGTTTCGAACCGTCCCGGAAGGAATAGATCGGTACGACCGGGGCACCCGTTCGCCTTGCGAGGACCGCGGGAATGGTTAGGGTGCAGGCTTCTCTCCCGAAGAAAGGCACAAATATTCCATCCTTTCTCAAGGCATTCTGGTCCACCACCAGCCCCACGATTCCGCCTCCCTTCAACTGCCTAAGGATATCCTTCATCACCCCGTCCCCGGAAAAGATCCTGACGCCCACAGCCTCCCGGTAATCCATCCACACCCGGTTGACGGCTCTGCTCCTGGAGATCTTGCTCACCAGGGAAACCGGGTACCCCCTGAAGGCCAGGGCCGATCCAAGCAGATCCCAGTTGCCCATGTGGCCCGTGATGCAAAGCACGCCTTTTCCCATCCCGAGGGCGGACACGAGGTGTTCCTCACCGGAAATTCGGGTCAGACCCTCGACCTTTCTCTGGTTCAGGTAAGGGAATGTAAAGTACTCCATGAGGTTCATCCCCAGGTGGGCGAAGGACCTTACGGCAACGCGCCTCTGCTCCTCCGGGGAGATCTCCTGTCCCAGGGCCAGCCGGATATTTTCAAGGGCCAGATACCTCCTTCTGAAAGCAAGAAGGTAGGCAAACTCTCCGATCCCTCTGCCCACAAACAGAAGGACCGGGCGGGGCAGCAGAAGCCCGATTACGCCGAACATCCTGATGAACAGGGCGGCAAACATCTCCGGAAGCTTCGCCCACACGATCAGGTGTCTACCAGGGAGATGACTTTCTCCATGAGAATTTTTTCCCCATGGAGAAACACCGGTTCCATGACGAGGGCGTAACAGGGAAGGCCGGAAAGGCGGCCCGGCCATCGAACAGCGTCTTTCTCGGTGGTCAGGAAGGCATCTGCTCCTACCTTCCCGGCCATGTCCATGAGCGCACGCACATCGCCCTCCCCGTAAGGATGATGATCCTTGAAACGGGCGTTCCCCCGGATGGCGCAGGAAATCTTACCGGCCGTAGCCTCAAAGGATTTTGCGTCGGCTATACCCGAAAAGGTCAGAAATTTCGTCCCCTCAAACTCCACCGGATCCAGGATTTCGTCTCCATTGAAGGCCCTTATTCCCAAAGGCCTGAAATCGGCCCAGCAGAGGTCCGCGTCGGTGTGCCGGCGGATCTCTTCCTCAAAACCCGCGTCAACAGCCTGGGCTTTAGTGACGACGATGATGTCGGCCTCTGCCAGCCTCGAGGCCGGTTCCCTCAGCACACCGGCCGGCAGAAGACGGCCGGTGCCGAACCTGCGGCGATCGTCCACGGCAACGATCTCAAGATCCCTGGCAAGCGGAAAGTGCTGAAAACCATCGTCAAGGATGAAAAGATCCACATTTCCATTCTTCAGGGCAACCTCACCGGCCCTGTACCGTTGAGACGAGATGAAAATGGGAACATCCCCCAGACGTCCGGCCATAAGAAGCGGTTCGTCCCCAACCACTAAGGGGTCAATATTGGCACCCTCATTTCCGTGAAGCATCACTACCTCTCCGGGGGACGATCTCTTTCCGCCGTATCCCCGGGTGAGGATCGCGACTTTAATTCCCCTTTCCTGAAGCCTGGATGCCAGCCACATTACCAGGGGTGTCTTCCCTGCGCCCCCGATGGAGATATTCCCTACACTTACCACCGGACGGGGCAAAACCCGCGATCCCCTTATCCCCCAACGGAACAGCCGCCTGTTCAGACCTACCGCCGTCCCGTAAAAGATAGAAAAGGGAACCAGAAGCGTGGAAATCCACGGGTGGTCCTCTGCAAATTTTTCGCCGCCTCTCCTGTCCACGCGGCTTCAGATCTTTTCCGCCTCGTCGATGAGCATAATGGGTATGTCGTCCTCGATGCGGTACCTCAGGCTACAGGCACGGCATAGCAGGCCTCCTCCACCCTCCTCCAGTTCCAGGTCCCCTTTGCATTTCGGACACGCCAGAATGTCCAGCAGTTCCTTGTCCACAGCCATCTTAAACCTCCAAGTAATTAAAGATAGTCCAGAGTCCAAAGTCCAGAATCCGCGAGTCCAGAGTCCAAAGTCCGCGAGTTCAGAGTCCGGACTATGTTTCCTCCCCTAAACCCTCCCCACCGCACAATCCGCCTCCACCTGGAGGTCCTCAAGCACACTCTGCAGGGCCTTGCAGTCCCTGTCAACCGCCTCCTCTCCCAGGTCCCCGTCCAGCCGCATGGGCTCCCCGTAGATGACAACGCCCTTACTGAACGGCATGGGGAGAAGATACCTGTCCCACGCTTTTTGGAAAGCAAACGCGGGATTGGCTGAAGCGGCCAGCGGCAGCACCGGGGCACCGGTCTTCTTGGCCAGGTACACTGCGCCCGGTTTGACCTGGTGTATCGGTCCCTTCGGCCCGTCCACCGCGAAGGAGCCGTGGTAACCCTGCTCCATGAGCCTCTTCATGGCGATGAGTCCTCTGGCCCCGCCTCTGGAGGCTGACCCCCTGACAATACGGTATCCCAGGCCGGAAAGGGCCCGCGCCTGCAGCTCACCGTCCCTGCTGAGGCTGCTCATGATGGAAACACGCCGTCCCAGAAAGGTCGAGACAAGGAGGAATTGCCTGCCGTGAAAAAAGGCCAGGACAGCAACGCCGTCCCGGTCCTCCAGGTCATCCAGCCTTTCCTTACCCAGTTCTCTCACACGGACAGTGCCACCCAGAACACGGATCAACGCCCTTCCGAACGCCGGTATGACCCAGCCGGAGAATCCCAGCCTGCCTGGTTTCCTGTTTCGCCTCAAGGTCATCTTTGACAACCTACCGGGGGTGATCGTCGACCAGGAGAGAGTAGAGTCTGGAGTATTCGCCGCCCAGTTTTATCAGGTCGTGGTGCCTGCCGGATTCAACAATCCGCCCCTGGGAGATAACAACGATCATGTCCGCGTTCTTTACCGTTGAGATCCTGTGGGCGATGATCAGGGTTGTCCTGCCGACGACGAGGTTCTCAATGGCCTTCTGGACGAGGTACTCGGACTCGGTATCCAGGGATGAGGTTGCCTCGTCCAGGATGAGGATGGGTGAATCCTTGACGATCGCCCTCGCCATGGAAAGACGCTGCCGCTCTCCTCCCGACAGCCGGGTGCCCCTCTCCCCGATGACGGTCTCGTATCCGTCGGGAAGGGACGCGACAAAATCGTGAGCGTAGGCGGTCTCCATGGCCCGCGTCAGTGTCGCGTCACTGACGTCCTCCACCCCGTAACAGACATTGTTGCGGATTGTGTCGTTGAAGAGCACCACATCCTGGGACACCACGCTGATCTGGCGTCTCAGGCTTTTCTGGGTAACGCTGCGCACGTCGTATCCGTCTATGGTCAGGAAACCCTCGGTGACATCATAAAATCTCGGGATAAGGCTCGCCAGAGTAGTTTTACCGCCGCCGCTCGTTCCCACGATGGCCAGTTTCATCCCGGGTTCGATATCAAGGTTGATGTTTCTGAGAACCCATTCGGTCTCGTAACGAAATGAGACGTTGTCAAAACGGATTCTCCCAAGGCTTCTGGGCAAATCCACAGCGTCATCAGCATCTTTCACTTCCGGGTTCATATCCATGACCTCGAAAACCCTCTCGGCGGCGGCCAGGCCCTGCTGGATTATGTTGTTTACGGAACTGATGTGTTTGACCGGCTCGTAGAGCATCATGAGCGCTGTGAGGAAGGAGAAGAACTCGCCCACGGTCATCTGGTCCCTCATCACCATCAATCCACCGACCCAAACTATGACAGCGATGGACAGGGCGCCGATAAACTCCATGACCGGACTCGACATGGCCCTTATGCGCTGGATCTTGATAAAGGTCCTGACGAGGCGTTCGTTGTCATCCTTGAAGCGCAGCAGTTCTTCATCCTCGGTACCGGATGCCTTTACAAGCCCGACCCCGGATATCTTCTCCTGCATGAGCTTGCTCAACTCTCCCATCTCTTCCTGGCTTGTCCGACTGCTCTTTTTCATCTTCCGGCCGAAGTGGATAAGGGGATAGAAGGCGAGAGGCGTTCCAAGCAAAGCCACGATCCCCAGCATGGAATTCCGGTACATTACGACACCGGCAAGCGCGGCGATGGTGAAAATATCGCGAACAACTCCGGTCAGCGCATCCGTCACCGCTCCCTGGATCATGGACACGTCGTAGGTCACCCGTGCCATGAGCACGCCGGTTGGAGTCCTCGTGAAGTAGGACATGGACATATTGTGAAGGTGTGCGTAGAGGTCGTTCCGTATATCCCGTATCATCTGAATACCGGCCGAGCTCATCAGAAATGTCCTGAAATATCGGCATATCCCTTTAAACAGGTACAGGAGGATTATCGCCACCGGTATCAGGACCAGCATCTGCTTATCCTTGCGAATAAAAACGTCGTCAAGGATGTTCTTGATAAGCAGGGCGGACGCTGCGGTTGTCGCTGCAACCCCCAACATGGCGATGGACGCGATGACGAGTTTCCCGGTGTAGGGCTTTACATAACGCAGGATGCGCATGTAGATCCGGAACGATTTTGAAAGGCGTTGTTTCACTTCAGTATCCATAAGGTTGATAGGGTCGTAAAAAGCCCATCAGTGGGCGCTTTGATGACTTTTTGCGAAGTCATCAAAGGCTTCCAGGGCGGCTCTGGCCGCCATGCGGGAGGTTCCCTCCCCTTTCAGCTCACCCATCACCTTTCTGGAAGCGGTTCGATACGCGTCGATTCGGGGGGTATCATCAAGGAGGTTGATGATCTCCCCGGCAAGCGCCTCGGGCGATGCCTGATCCTGAAGAAGCTCCCGCACGACTTCCCTACCCGCAAGGATGTTGGGAAGGCTGATCATGGGTATCTTTATCACCCGCTTTCCGATCAGGTGACTCATAGGGGACATCCTGTAAGCGACGACCTGGGGGGTTCCCAGCAGGAACGCCTCGAGGGTGGCCGTTCCCGACGCCACTATCGCGGCATCCGAAACGGCCAAAACTTCCCGGGACCGGTCGTCGAGGATTTCAACGTCCACCGGAGCGCTCTCGGCCATCCCTTCCACCATGGAACGGGAAACGGTATGGGCGAGTGGAAGCAGAAACCTGACAGGTCCACCGATGCGCCGAGAGATCAGCCCGGCACTTTCCAGAAAGAGGGGAAGAAGACGCCGGACCTCCCCCGTCCGGCTCCCGGGCAACAGAGCGATCACCTTCGTACCACGGTCGATATTGTGACGGGAACGGAACTCTTTGGAATCATAGTTCCCGAGAAGCTCGACGAGGGGATTACCCACGAAGGTCACCGGCACACTCCCGGCCCTGTAAAATTCCTCTTCAAAGGGGAAGATGGCAAGAACCATATCAACACTTCGTCTCAGGGCAGCCATTCTCCACTTTCCCCAGACCCACAGCTTGGGGGGGACGTAGTAAACCACAGGAATCCCGCGTTTCCTGGCATACCCGGCGAGCCGGAGGTTGAAGCCGGGGAAATCGATGACGATCAGACCCGAAGGCCGGTCGCTGTTCAACTTCTCCTTGAGTTTATTGAGAATCCTCCTGATCTCCCCCAGTTTTTTCAGAACATCCCACGTCCCCATGACGGACAGCTCGCTGATATGGGACAGGAGGGTGACGCCGGACTGTGCCATGGCATCACCGCCGACCCCAAAAAGCTCAAGACCAGGTACAATCTCCTTAAGCGAGGTGCAGAGGCGACCCCCGTACATATCGCCTGAAGCCTCCCCGGCGACCACCATTATGCCCCTTCTCACTGGTCCCTTTCCGAAAATTCATCCCCAATTCCCACGAGGGAAATTCCATGCTTATTACAGAGGTCCGCAACCTCATCCTTCCTGATGAGGAAACATTTCCCCGCCTCGATTGCCATGGCTCCACCGCCCGCCTGTACAAGAGACCGGATCGTGCGGGGTCCCACCGTCGGCACATCAAAGCGGAAATCGTGCCGCGAACCGGCGACCTTTACAACCACAAGCTGACCCCCGGCCAGCTCACCCGCGCGGATAATGGCCTTATCGGTCCCCTCCATTCCTTCCACGGCAACCACCGACCGTCCCCTGACAATGATGGTCTGGCCAATGTCCAGTGTGGCGACCTCTCTGGCCATGGGCCACCCGAAAAGGATGTCATCCATCTGGGGAGACGAAATTCCCGGCCCGCCGATGTTCCCCTCCTCAACAGCAAGTTCCGGCGCGGCCTCCAGACCGGAGATCACTCTGAAACCCTCCCCCTCCAGGTCGCGAACAAGCGCCCCCAGGATGGCGCTGCCCCGCCGGTCTGGAAGGGCGGCTAAAAGGCCGGCGAGCCTCCTGTCGAACAGAGAAGGATTAAAGATGTTTCTTATGTGCACACGCCCCATCAGGACGACATCGCCTGCGCCACCTGCTCTGAGCGCGTCGACCAGCGCCTGAAGATGGCCCAATGGCACCCAGGCCACATCCCTGCCGCAAGCGGTAATTCCCGGCGAGGCAAGGCCCTTAAGAGCGACAACAGTCAGTCGAGCCCCTGTTCTTTCGAGGGCCTCGGCCACGGCGATGGGCAGTTCCCCCTCCCCGGCGACCAGTCCCACCGTCATGGCGTGGCTTGGGTTCAACGGATAAAACCCCTTTCGGAGACCCTCAGGAAATCCACGAGATGTTGGACTTCCGGAGTCGTTGGGACCTCCGTTTCAACCTTCTCGACACCATCCTTAAACAGGAACCCCGATCGGAAGATGATCCGGTGGGCGGATTTTATGGCATCGATAGTATCCTCGGAAAACCCCCGTCTCTGAAGGCCGATCAGGTTAAGCCCCTTCATCTCCGCCCGATTCCCCTGCACCGTGCAATAGGGAGCCACATCTTTCACCACGATGCTGCCGCCGGCGACCATGGCGAGAGTTCCGACCCGGCAGAACTGGTGAACGGCCGCCAGTCCGCCTATGATGGCCGCCTCTTCAATGTCTATGTGACCCGCAAGGGTGGCGCCGTTGGCCATGATTACCCTGTCACGGATAACACAGTCGTGGGCGACATGGGCATACGCCATCACCAGTATGCCGTTTCCCAGACGCGTTTCACCGATGCCGCCCTCCGTTCCCTTGTGGACGGTACAGCATTCCCGAAAAGTGTTCCCATCGCCGATAATCAGCCGTGAATCCTCCCCTTTGTACTTCAGGTCCTGAGGGTCGGAACCAAGGGTGGCGAACTGGAAAACCCTGTTGTTTTTTCCCATGGTGGTGTTGCCTTCGATGAGGGCATGGGGACCGATCACCGTACCGGCGCCGATCCTGACCTTGGACCCGATGATGGAAAATGGACCAACCCGGACACCAACATCCAGTTGAGCGTCGGGATGCACTAAAGCCCCGGGGTGGATGAATGTTTCCGGGATGTTACTCACTGTTATTTTCCTTCTTCCGCGCGTCCGGTGGCCTAATCCCTGTCGACGAGCATCGCCTTCATCTCACCCTGAGCAACGACCTGCTCCCCGACATAGGTCTTGCAGTCGATTTGCACTACATTCCCCTTTAACTTCAGTACCGTCACTTCATGCCGCAGCTGGTCTCCCGGCACAACGGGCCGGCGGAACTTCACCTTGTCGATGGACATGAAGTAGACAACCCGGCGGCCGGCTTCCTCCTGCAGGTTTTCGACATCCGCCGTGGATGCAAAGGCCAGAATCCCCCCGACCTGGGCCATTGACTCAAGTATGAGAACCCCGGGCATCACGGGGTGTTCCGGGAAATGCCCCTGGAAGAATCCCTCATTAATGGTCACATTTTTTATTCCAACCGCTTTTTTCCCCGGTTTCAACTCATCTATCCTGTCAATGAGCAGGAACGGATATCTATGGGGAAGAATTTTCATTATTTCGCTAATATCCATCATTCCGTCTCCTCCGCTTCTCCCCCCGCCGTATGGCCGACCATCTTCTCGAGGGCCCTTATCCTCTTCCTCATGGAGTCGAGCTTCTTTATCATGGCCACTGACCTTCTCCACTTGCCCATGTCAACAGCAGGAATACCCGCCACCCGGGTTCCGGGGGGAACATCCTTTAACACGGCGGTTTTGGAGGCGACGATAGCGCCCTCCCCGATTTTAAGGTGACCGGCCACCCCCGATTGGGCCGCGATGATGGCATTGTCCCCCAACGTGGAACTCCCCGCTATGCCCGACTGGCCTACCAGGATAACATTCTCCCCGATCATGACGTTGTGTGCAATCTGTATCAGGTTATCGAAGATACAACCATTCCCGATGACCGTTTCGCCCATTACCGCACGGTCCACCGCACAGTTGGCCCCGATTTCCACGTCATCACCTATCCTTACGATACCCGACTGGATAATCTTGCGATGCCGTTTGCCCTCCCTGGCGAACCCGAACCCATCGCTGCCGACAACCGTTCCGGCATGAATGATGACCCGGCTGCCGATTACGACCTCTTTTTCCACAACCACGTGGGGATGGAGCACCGTGTCGTCGCCGATAACGGCATCCCGTCCCACAAACACACCCGACATCAGGGTTACCCTGTCTCCCACCACCGCCCCCTTTTCCACCACGGCAAAGGGGTGGATACTGGGATCGGATCCGATACCGGCCCCGGCATGGATGAAGGCCTGTGTACTGATGCCGGACGGGATGTAATCCTCGCCAAAAAATGCCTCCATAGCCAGCGCGAATCCAAAATACGGGTCGTCCATAATCAGGAGATTCTTACCCTCTGTGATGCTGCCGGGTGAGACGATGATGCCCCCGGCCCGCGTTGTCTCCAGGGAACTCCTGTACCTGGGATTGGAAAGAAATGACAGGTCCGTGCTCATGGCCTCGTCAAGGGGGCGAACACCTGTGACTACAACCCGCCCGTCCCCGACCAGTTCGGCATTGAGGATGCGGGCCATCTCCTTTAAGGTGATCTCCTTCATTTGGCGTCCCGGCCGGGCATACGCTCGTTGTAGATCTTGACTATACTTTCGGTCAGATCAACAATGTCCTTGGAGGAGTAGATGATCCCGGCCCTGCTCTCCTCGAGGATCAGGGAAAATCCCTTGTCGGCGGCGACCTCCTTGGTGATTTCTACGAGCCCATCGAGAATTCCGGAGGACATCTCCTGGTTCTCCTTCCCCTCCTTGGCTTTAGCCCTGGCAACAAAATCGATGAGCTCCGCCTTTTTCTTCATATAGGCTTTCTTGAGGTCCGCCTGGGCGGACTCGCTGAGTACGGGGCTCTTGAGCTTTTCACCCATGGAGTCGAGCTCCGTCTTCATGGCATCCACCTTTTCCTGTTTCGCCTGGTGTTTTTTCCTCAGGGATTCCTTGGCGGCCATGCCCTCGGCTGTAGCGTTGAGAGCCTTCTGGAGGTCGACGACACCGATCTTGACAAGGGACGCCGCGCCGACCTGTGCCGGAGCAAGCAGACCGAGCATAAAAAGTGACATGACAACCACGGTTCCAATCCTGGTGCGCATTTTGTTTTCCTCCTGTCTAGTCATGATTGTGTCGTAAAAAATCCATTGATGACTTTTTGCGAAGTCATCAATCATCCCGCAATAGGCGGGTTTCCATTGCCTGCTATGATAACCTCCAAAAAATCTCTTCGATACCTTTTGCGAATCTATAAACTATCATATCAAAAGAGAGCCCCAACGGAAAACTGCCATCCGGGCTGGACCTCTCCGGGTTTCGGGTCCAGGTTGAATCCAAGTTCCAGACGAAGCAGCCCCACCGGTGAAACCCAGTGAAACCCGAAACCGGCCCCGGTCCGAAGGTCATTCAACCCCGGCTTTTCACCAACTCCCCAGACGTTTCCCATGTCCAGGAACAGGATCCCCTTGATCCTGGCCTCAGGAATGAGCGGGTACGACGCCTCGAAATTGGTGAGAAACGATCGGTTGCCCCCCAAGGGATCGCCGTTTTCGTCCAGGGGCCCGACTTCGCGGGGATTAAAACCCCTGAGCGAGTATAGCCCACCCATGAAGAATCGCTCTGAAACAGGCACGGTATCCCCATCGTAAGGGTTTATTATGCCCACCTCAGTGTGCACCGATCCTATCAAGTCCCCGTATATGGGTTTGAAATAGCTCGCTTGAGCGCTGTTTCGGAAGAAGTCGTTGGTGCCGCCAAGGCCTCCCCCCGCAACTTCGCTGGAGATCCTGAAGAAAAAACCGTTACTGGGATTCATGGGTATATCCCTTGAATCATATCTGTAACTTAGGGCAACGGATGAAGTGGTGCTTCCGCCCTCCTGTTCCTTAATGAGGTTCGACGCGCTGGTGTCTACATTATAAACATTGTATTTGACCCGTTTGTAGCTGACCTGGAGGCTTGAAAAATCCGAATACCTGTAGCCCATCCTGATGCCGCCTCCGTTGCTGTCCTGGGTGTAGTTCGTATAATCTTTGCTGGTATTGAAAAGATTGAGGCTCAGGGAGTAGTTGCCCGAGAAAAGCCGAGGTTCGGTGAAGCTTATGCTGTAGGTGTTGGAACCGGACCCAAGCTCCATGTTCAGCTTGGCCTGCTGTCCCCGGCCGGAGAAATTGCCCTGGGCCAACTGAAGGGTT
It includes:
- the fabZ gene encoding 3-hydroxyacyl-ACP dehydratase FabZ — protein: MMDISEIMKILPHRYPFLLIDRIDELKPGKKAVGIKNVTINEGFFQGHFPEHPVMPGVLILESMAQVGGILAFASTADVENLQEEAGRRVVYFMSIDKVKFRRPVVPGDQLRHEVTVLKLKGNVVQIDCKTYVGEQVVAQGEMKAMLVDRD
- the lpxD gene encoding UDP-3-O-(3-hydroxymyristoyl)glucosamine N-acyltransferase translates to MKEITLKEMARILNAELVGDGRVVVTGVRPLDEAMSTDLSFLSNPRYRSSLETTRAGGIIVSPGSITEGKNLLIMDDPYFGFALAMEAFFGEDYIPSGISTQAFIHAGAGIGSDPSIHPFAVVEKGAVVGDRVTLMSGVFVGRDAVIGDDTVLHPHVVVEKEVVIGSRVIIHAGTVVGSDGFGFAREGKRHRKIIQSGIVRIGDDVEIGANCAVDRAVMGETVIGNGCIFDNLIQIAHNVMIGENVILVGQSGIAGSSTLGDNAIIAAQSGVAGHLKIGEGAIVASKTAVLKDVPPGTRVAGIPAVDMGKWRRSVAMIKKLDSMRKRIRALEKMVGHTAGGEAEETE
- a CDS encoding OmpH family outer membrane protein, with translation MRTRIGTVVVMSLFMLGLLAPAQVGAASLVKIGVVDLQKALNATAEGMAAKESLRKKHQAKQEKVDAMKTELDSMGEKLKSPVLSESAQADLKKAYMKKKAELIDFVARAKAKEGKENQEMSSGILDGLVEITKEVAADKGFSLILEESRAGIIYSSKDIVDLTESIVKIYNERMPGRDAK